In Chlamydia serpentis, the following are encoded in one genomic region:
- the recD gene encoding exodeoxyribonuclease V subunit alpha, with translation MTVDIKFYPVLEDLLNQQVVSPLDIAFAHKYVISPNLKESFVFLAVSSALWRCGHPFLVLYENSIRPSVTGVSEAELYQGFASLPQDVRKKLFITVSERLYLRSQYIIRSILLKKLSLLTSAVPSYFLPVIDSCVLSEEQNFVFNKITQKCFSIVSGGPGTGKTFLAAQLILSLVKQEPKLRIAIVSPTGKATSHIRQILIRYNICEDMVTIQTVHHFLQEYAYRGYSSIDVLLVDEGSMVTFDLLHSLVQTLKGYEKDGKLYSSSLIILGDTNQLPPIGIGVGNPLQDLVAQFPENTFFLKASHRVKTDEVHQLAQSVLRREVVPFLPLLSISSVIKMLRNRFVESLDCLEMRLCVLTPMRYGPWGFLNLNKKIHQGLAKSHPDLLIPIMITSRYDTWELFNGDTGWLCLKTQKLHFPQREPIDSGAISQYTYNYVMSVHKSQGSEYDEVIVIIPRGTEVFGIPILYTAITRAKHKVSIWADPDTLHRIVKKYDE, from the coding sequence GTGACGGTCGATATAAAATTCTATCCTGTTTTAGAAGACTTATTGAATCAACAGGTCGTATCTCCCCTAGATATAGCTTTTGCTCATAAGTACGTCATCTCACCAAATCTTAAAGAGTCTTTTGTTTTTCTTGCGGTTTCTTCAGCTCTTTGGCGTTGTGGTCATCCTTTTCTTGTTCTTTATGAAAATAGTATCCGCCCCTCCGTAACAGGAGTTTCGGAAGCTGAATTATATCAAGGGTTTGCTAGTCTTCCTCAAGATGTACGAAAGAAATTATTTATTACTGTTTCAGAACGTTTATATTTACGTTCTCAATATATTATAAGGTCTATATTACTAAAAAAACTCTCTTTACTTACTTCGGCGGTCCCTAGTTATTTTCTTCCTGTTATAGATTCATGCGTGCTTTCTGAGGAGCAAAATTTTGTTTTTAATAAAATCACGCAGAAGTGTTTTTCTATAGTTTCTGGAGGACCAGGAACAGGAAAAACTTTTCTGGCGGCACAATTAATACTCTCTTTAGTGAAACAGGAACCCAAACTACGTATTGCTATAGTGTCTCCTACAGGTAAAGCTACATCTCATATTCGACAGATTCTTATACGATACAATATCTGTGAGGATATGGTTACGATTCAAACTGTCCATCATTTCTTACAGGAATATGCCTATCGTGGCTACAGCTCAATAGATGTTCTTTTAGTAGATGAAGGTTCTATGGTGACTTTTGATCTATTGCATAGTTTGGTACAAACATTAAAGGGATATGAGAAAGACGGGAAACTCTATAGCTCTAGTTTGATTATTTTAGGTGATACTAATCAACTACCTCCTATTGGAATAGGAGTCGGAAACCCTCTTCAAGATTTGGTAGCACAGTTTCCTGAAAACACATTTTTTTTAAAGGCATCCCATAGAGTAAAAACAGACGAGGTTCATCAACTTGCTCAATCGGTGTTGCGTAGGGAAGTAGTACCTTTTCTCCCTCTTCTGTCTATATCTTCAGTTATAAAGATGTTAAGGAATCGTTTCGTAGAATCTCTAGATTGTTTAGAAATGCGTTTGTGTGTGCTTACTCCTATGCGGTATGGTCCTTGGGGATTTCTCAATTTAAACAAAAAAATACATCAGGGGCTGGCAAAAAGTCACCCTGATTTACTGATTCCTATTATGATAACAAGTCGTTACGATACTTGGGAATTATTTAATGGAGACACAGGATGGCTTTGTTTAAAAACACAGAAATTACATTTTCCTCAACGCGAACCTATAGACTCTGGAGCTATTTCTCAATATACCTATAACTACGTTATGTCTGTTCATAAGAGTCAAGGAAGTGAATATGATGAGGTTATTGTAATTATTCCTAGAGGCACCGAGGTATTTGGCATACCTATTCTTTATACTGCAATTACTCGAGCAAAACATAAAGTTTCAATTTGGGCGGATCCCGATACTTTACATAGGATAGTAAAAAAATATGATGAGTGA